The proteins below come from a single uncultured Dethiosulfovibrio sp. genomic window:
- a CDS encoding molybdopterin-dependent aldehyde oxidoreductase: protein MSKIGKKRIEVNGVPLDVAADQDELLINVIRRQLGLTGTKLGCGKGQCGACNVIMDGKVVRSCITKWSKVPEFASILTVEGLGKPDSLHAIQWAFIANGAVQCGFCTPGFIMATKALLDENPSPTRDEVRDWFQKTRNVCRCTGYVQIVDAVMEAAEVLRGEKPMTDFAKKLNPDGTLWGSSYPRPSAAFKVTGLWDFGDDARDKLPEGALYAAIAQAEVSHANIKSIDTSEAEKMPGVFKVITAKDVKGNNRINGLTFPSNKGDGWDRPILCDEKIFQYGDAYAMVCADTEEQARAAAKAIKIDLEVLPAYMNAMDAIADDAMEIHPGTPNLYYEQGIIKGDDTSEILKKCAFDVDGDFYLQRQPHLTMETDVGYGYYDENDVLCVHSKSIGVHIHHAMIVDGLGLEPDKLRLIQNNTGGTFGYKFSPTMESLIGVAVMATGRPVFLRYDMEQHITYTGKRSPFWMHLRYGADEAGRIKAMESEYYVDHGPYSEFGDLLTVRGVQFMGSPYGIENIRGKGHTVCTNHAWGSAFRGYGSPQAFLSSEVLVDMLAERIGMDPLDIREINVKSCAEGGGTFPSGQAFDAYPFPEMVDRIRPKYEAAKTKARENSTDQVKRGVGISLGIYGCGLDGEDSSSARVELLPNGVRVYDAWEDHGQGADAGTRGTASKALEPLGLKPEQILLYKNDTGVCPNSGPAGGSRSQVMTGNAIRVACEKLVHSMKKADGTFRTYDEMVAEGLPLSYEGTWTATMCSACDPVTGQGAPFPVYMYGLFMTEVAVDLASGKTTVEAMTLIADVGVVNNKDVVDGQLYGGMAQGIGLALTEDFEDIAKQRTIASCGVPYIKDVPDALTLDYVETKREHGPFGAAGCGELPLTSPHASIINAIHDATGAWITHLPAYPDRVKKALDDLKKA from the coding sequence ATGTCGAAGATCGGTAAAAAGCGCATCGAGGTCAACGGGGTTCCGTTGGACGTTGCGGCGGATCAGGACGAGCTGCTTATAAACGTCATCCGTCGTCAGCTGGGACTTACGGGAACCAAGCTGGGCTGCGGAAAGGGTCAGTGCGGAGCCTGCAACGTCATAATGGACGGAAAGGTAGTCAGGTCCTGCATAACCAAATGGAGCAAGGTTCCGGAGTTCGCCAGTATCCTCACAGTAGAGGGACTGGGCAAGCCCGACTCCCTTCACGCCATTCAGTGGGCCTTCATAGCCAACGGAGCTGTACAGTGCGGCTTTTGCACCCCCGGCTTCATCATGGCGACCAAGGCTTTGCTGGACGAGAATCCCTCTCCCACCAGGGACGAGGTCAGGGACTGGTTCCAGAAGACCCGCAACGTCTGTCGCTGCACCGGCTACGTCCAGATAGTGGACGCCGTGATGGAGGCGGCGGAGGTCCTCCGTGGGGAGAAGCCCATGACAGACTTCGCCAAGAAGCTCAACCCCGACGGGACCCTCTGGGGATCGTCCTACCCCAGACCCAGCGCCGCCTTCAAGGTGACAGGGCTGTGGGACTTCGGCGACGACGCCAGGGACAAACTGCCAGAAGGAGCCCTCTACGCCGCCATAGCCCAGGCGGAGGTTTCCCACGCAAACATCAAGTCCATCGACACCTCGGAGGCGGAGAAAATGCCCGGGGTGTTCAAGGTCATAACCGCCAAGGACGTCAAGGGCAACAACCGGATCAACGGCCTGACCTTCCCCAGCAACAAAGGGGACGGATGGGACCGTCCCATTCTGTGCGACGAGAAGATCTTCCAGTACGGCGACGCCTACGCCATGGTATGCGCCGACACGGAGGAGCAGGCCAGGGCCGCCGCTAAGGCCATAAAGATCGACCTTGAAGTCCTGCCGGCCTACATGAACGCCATGGACGCCATAGCCGACGACGCCATGGAGATCCATCCAGGCACCCCTAACCTGTACTACGAACAGGGAATCATCAAGGGAGACGATACCTCGGAGATACTCAAAAAATGCGCCTTCGATGTCGACGGCGACTTCTACCTACAGAGACAGCCCCATCTTACCATGGAGACCGACGTGGGCTACGGATACTACGACGAGAACGACGTGTTGTGCGTCCACTCCAAGAGCATCGGAGTCCATATCCACCACGCCATGATAGTGGACGGCCTTGGACTCGAGCCTGATAAGCTCCGGCTCATACAGAACAACACAGGAGGCACCTTCGGCTACAAGTTCAGCCCCACCATGGAGTCCCTCATAGGGGTGGCGGTCATGGCCACAGGCAGGCCTGTGTTCCTCCGGTACGACATGGAGCAGCATATAACCTACACCGGCAAGAGATCTCCCTTCTGGATGCACCTGAGATACGGGGCCGACGAGGCAGGAAGGATAAAGGCCATGGAGTCGGAGTATTACGTGGACCACGGCCCCTACTCGGAGTTCGGCGACCTGCTAACGGTTCGAGGCGTCCAGTTTATGGGATCCCCCTACGGCATAGAGAACATAAGGGGCAAGGGGCACACCGTCTGTACAAACCACGCCTGGGGCTCGGCCTTCAGGGGTTACGGCTCCCCTCAGGCTTTCCTGTCCTCCGAGGTGCTGGTGGACATGCTGGCTGAGAGGATCGGAATGGATCCCCTGGACATCAGAGAGATAAACGTCAAGAGCTGCGCCGAGGGCGGCGGGACCTTCCCGTCGGGACAGGCCTTCGATGCCTACCCCTTCCCAGAGATGGTGGACAGGATAAGGCCCAAGTACGAGGCCGCCAAGACCAAGGCTAGGGAGAACTCCACCGACCAGGTTAAACGGGGAGTAGGCATATCCCTGGGCATATACGGCTGCGGCCTGGACGGAGAGGACAGCAGCTCCGCCAGGGTCGAGCTCCTTCCCAACGGGGTCAGGGTCTACGACGCCTGGGAGGACCACGGCCAGGGAGCGGACGCAGGGACAAGGGGAACCGCCTCGAAGGCGCTGGAGCCCCTGGGCCTCAAGCCGGAGCAGATCCTGCTCTACAAAAACGACACCGGTGTATGCCCCAACTCGGGCCCGGCTGGGGGCAGTCGCTCCCAGGTCATGACCGGCAACGCCATAAGGGTGGCCTGCGAGAAGCTGGTCCACTCCATGAAAAAGGCCGACGGGACATTCAGAACCTACGACGAGATGGTGGCAGAGGGGTTGCCTCTCAGCTACGAGGGTACCTGGACGGCGACTATGTGCTCCGCCTGCGACCCAGTCACGGGACAGGGAGCTCCTTTCCCTGTTTACATGTACGGCCTGTTCATGACCGAGGTGGCGGTGGACTTAGCCAGCGGCAAGACCACAGTTGAGGCCATGACCCTGATAGCCGACGTGGGAGTCGTCAACAACAAAGACGTGGTGGACGGACAGCTCTACGGAGGGATGGCCCAGGGTATAGGACTGGCCCTCACCGAGGACTTCGAGGACATAGCTAAACAGAGGACCATAGCTTCCTGTGGAGTACCCTACATAAAGGATGTCCCCGACGCCCTGACCCTTGACTACGTCGAGACAAAGAGGGAGCACGGTCCCTTCGGAGCGGCGGGCTGCGGCGAGCTTCCACTGACATCCCCTCACGCGTCGATAATAAACGCCATCCACGACGCCACAGGGGCCTGGATAACCCATCTTCCGGCCTACCCTGACAGGGTCAAAAAGGCCCTGGACGACCTGAAAAAGGCTTAA
- a CDS encoding pyridine nucleotide-disulfide oxidoreductase/dicluster-binding protein, protein MRELEDLCVQEDHPFCQAACPVGMDCRGLCADLAEGLVDQARMKVEEGLPLPLLLCLICDEPCAKGCVRGTKGESISMAALERFALREGAPRRKKPSFLAPRPNRVVLIGEGLAAMAALESLRAKRYDPKVYVTGDSLAGPLQDDPRIPRELLDNTVEGLLSGLDVEYLQPDLNSLSGWDCIVVADTSPLRYPGPLDDLTYATGSEGIFSLPMPSPSPVEEARRGREIVLSLERHLQGASLSAGRSRSSSTRLPLPPEVDEISHAVKPKGDGFDFEEARSEASRCLLCQCLKCQPWCLYLQEYGGSPRRYVRTFHNNLIINKGNRTANRMIDSCTLCGLCAQICPTGLDVGQASLESRRKMVETGHMPPSHHDYPLRDMASALEETDCTVDPSGGSPEWLFFPGCQLGASDPRWVTDSYRYLTDRLGSVALWVSCCGAPARWGGREELFSDIMDLWVGRWEELGRPKVITACSTCHSLIQERIPEDSLTTLWEIMDDMDLPLEGKLAPLTVTVSDPCTARHHRGSQDSVRRLLAKRGVSLEEHRMSRETTECCGFGGLVFSANPDLARRSAKRRVDGTDRPLVVFCALCHELYGRTGHDTWHILDLLLSEAGTTPPPRPFLRWSDRRENRRKLKAILTGKTAPDRASSFLYIEEPLRHLLDERWIMDSEILAVIEEAESGGPRLKRKDSEVYLAHSVLGERTLWVKYSRRGDLWVVHDSYSHRMTIGEVRP, encoded by the coding sequence ATGAGAGAGCTGGAGGACCTCTGCGTCCAGGAGGATCACCCCTTCTGCCAGGCGGCGTGCCCCGTGGGCATGGACTGCCGAGGGCTCTGTGCCGATCTGGCGGAGGGCCTGGTGGACCAGGCTCGAATGAAGGTCGAGGAGGGGCTTCCGCTGCCCCTCCTTCTCTGTCTAATCTGCGACGAGCCCTGCGCCAAGGGCTGCGTCAGAGGCACCAAAGGGGAATCAATCTCCATGGCGGCACTGGAGAGGTTCGCCCTGAGGGAGGGGGCTCCTAGGAGGAAAAAACCGTCCTTCCTGGCCCCCAGGCCGAACAGGGTAGTCCTGATAGGCGAGGGCCTGGCGGCTATGGCCGCTCTGGAGAGCCTGAGGGCCAAAAGGTACGATCCAAAGGTCTACGTCACAGGCGACTCCCTGGCCGGGCCGCTCCAGGACGACCCCAGGATACCGAGGGAGCTTCTGGACAACACTGTTGAGGGACTTCTATCGGGGCTGGATGTGGAGTACCTACAGCCGGACCTGAACTCCCTCTCGGGGTGGGACTGTATCGTCGTGGCGGACACGTCCCCTCTGAGATACCCAGGGCCACTGGACGACCTGACCTACGCAACCGGATCGGAGGGGATTTTTTCCCTGCCTATGCCATCTCCCTCCCCTGTGGAGGAGGCCAGGAGGGGGAGGGAGATAGTCCTGTCCCTGGAACGTCACCTTCAGGGAGCTTCCCTGAGCGCAGGAAGGTCCCGTTCGTCCTCCACCAGGCTGCCGCTGCCGCCGGAGGTCGACGAGATCTCTCACGCCGTAAAGCCCAAAGGAGACGGCTTCGACTTTGAGGAGGCAAGGTCCGAGGCGTCCAGATGCCTTCTTTGCCAGTGCCTCAAATGCCAGCCCTGGTGTCTCTATCTACAGGAATACGGCGGATCTCCCAGGAGATACGTCAGGACGTTCCACAACAACCTCATCATAAATAAGGGCAACAGGACGGCGAACAGGATGATAGACTCCTGCACCCTATGCGGCCTATGTGCCCAGATCTGCCCCACAGGGCTGGACGTGGGACAGGCCAGCCTGGAGTCCAGGAGGAAGATGGTCGAGACAGGGCACATGCCTCCGTCCCACCACGACTATCCCCTCAGGGATATGGCGTCCGCTCTGGAGGAGACGGACTGCACAGTTGATCCCTCTGGAGGCTCGCCTGAGTGGCTTTTCTTCCCGGGCTGTCAGCTAGGGGCCTCGGACCCACGGTGGGTAACCGACTCATACCGCTATCTGACCGACCGGCTTGGATCGGTGGCCCTTTGGGTTAGCTGCTGCGGTGCCCCAGCCAGATGGGGAGGCCGAGAAGAGCTTTTTTCCGACATAATGGACCTCTGGGTCGGCAGGTGGGAGGAGCTGGGACGTCCAAAGGTAATAACCGCCTGTTCGACCTGTCACTCTCTCATCCAGGAGAGGATTCCGGAGGACAGCCTGACCACACTGTGGGAAATAATGGACGACATGGATCTTCCCTTGGAGGGGAAGCTTGCCCCCCTGACGGTCACCGTCAGCGACCCCTGCACCGCCAGACATCACCGGGGCTCTCAGGACTCGGTCCGACGGCTGCTGGCAAAAAGAGGGGTATCCCTGGAGGAACACCGAATGTCCCGGGAGACCACCGAGTGCTGCGGCTTCGGTGGGCTTGTCTTCTCCGCCAACCCGGACCTGGCCCGGCGGTCCGCAAAGAGGAGGGTGGACGGCACGGACCGGCCTCTGGTGGTTTTCTGCGCCCTATGCCACGAGCTATACGGCAGGACCGGCCACGACACATGGCACATCCTGGACCTGCTTCTGTCCGAGGCTGGAACAACTCCTCCTCCTCGGCCATTCCTGAGGTGGAGCGACAGGAGGGAGAACCGCCGTAAGCTCAAGGCCATCCTCACTGGAAAGACGGCCCCGGATAGGGCCTCCAGCTTCCTCTACATAGAGGAGCCCCTCCGTCACCTGCTGGACGAGAGGTGGATAATGGACAGCGAGATCCTGGCGGTAATAGAGGAGGCGGAGTCGGGAGGACCTAGATTGAAGAGGAAGGACTCGGAGGTCTACCTGGCCCACTCGGTGCTGGGGGAGAGGACCCTGTGGGTCAAGTACTCGAGGAGGGGCGACCTGTGGGTGGTCCACGACTCCTACAGCCACAGGATGACCATAGGGGAGGTGAGACCGTGA
- a CDS encoding DVU_1557 family redox protein yields the protein MKPDPVKEAFARSDEWICDCGLELETVKVTLSYLGASFPADIPACPKCGAIFIPAEVALGKMLQIEQGLEDK from the coding sequence GTGAAACCCGATCCCGTCAAGGAGGCCTTCGCCAGGTCCGACGAGTGGATCTGCGACTGCGGCCTGGAGCTTGAGACCGTAAAGGTGACCCTGTCATACCTTGGGGCGTCCTTCCCGGCGGATATCCCGGCCTGTCCAAAGTGCGGAGCCATCTTCATCCCCGCCGAAGTGGCCCTTGGAAAGATGTTGCAGATCGAGCAGGGGCTTGAGGACAAATGA
- a CDS encoding class I SAM-dependent methyltransferase, giving the protein MNLYEDTRLCGLGRPMSPGGTYGTSRLLEMGRPYRGTRALDVGTGNGFGMAILAEWGFSPTGLEPSRKLAQMAQGSCPGGSVVIGRAESMPFPDRSFDLVLFQCVLSITDRERALSETYRVLDRGGRALIQDLSGTASGEGCLGGCSPLSDWTKRIEGAGLRVKYVEPLRGAVRNYWAWSVFSGAPTPGCESPGDVEAFLCCAVKD; this is encoded by the coding sequence ATGAACCTCTACGAGGACACAAGGCTGTGCGGTCTCGGCAGACCTATGAGCCCAGGAGGGACCTACGGCACATCCAGGCTATTGGAGATGGGCCGTCCCTACCGGGGAACGAGGGCCCTGGACGTAGGGACCGGCAACGGCTTCGGCATGGCAATCCTGGCGGAGTGGGGCTTCTCCCCGACGGGCCTGGAACCATCGCGAAAGCTGGCCCAGATGGCACAAGGCTCCTGCCCCGGTGGATCGGTGGTGATAGGTCGGGCCGAGTCGATGCCCTTTCCAGACCGATCCTTCGACCTGGTCCTGTTTCAGTGCGTCCTGTCCATCACCGATCGGGAGAGGGCACTGTCGGAGACCTACAGGGTGCTGGACCGAGGGGGCAGGGCTCTGATACAGGACCTCTCAGGGACCGCAAGTGGGGAGGGATGCCTAGGTGGATGTTCCCCCTTGTCGGACTGGACCAAGCGAATAGAGGGAGCCGGCCTCAGGGTCAAGTACGTGGAGCCCCTCAGAGGGGCGGTCCGAAACTACTGGGCATGGTCGGTGTTCAGCGGAGCTCCCACGCCGGGCTGTGAGTCCCCCGGCGACGTGGAGGCGTTCCTATGTTGCGCCGTCAAAGACTAG
- a CDS encoding amidohydrolase family protein — protein MYDLVVKDGMIITASGPLFADIALENGKIAALGEKLKGRQELNAQGLMVLPGVVDAHVHLDLPVRGDRSSDDFLSGTGAALAGGVTTVVDFTVGSGGTTMLEDLESRLETARPAVADYSFHCEVIGWRPGKEDQIAQAVERGVTSFKFFIAYGDSGRRSDGGTLFRCFSKIAELGAVAVVHAEDDELIRALTSELSEEQKGSMRALARTRPDICEGAAIDQVAFYGEATGASVHVVHVSSGLGASRIDLARRRGVDITGETCPQYLFLTDEVYDRPDGHLYSASPALRSNRDRQALWSSLNSGVLDFVATDHCPFTKGQKTWKGSFSDLPYGLPGVELLLPLVYQGVLKGLIPVEHLPLILSQAPADRYGLTGKGRIVPGYDGDLVIFDPSAKWTVRAEDLHMNVDFSPYEGMEIQGKVLTTISRGEVVFRDGAIHCDPGRGRFIPRKPRPTVP, from the coding sequence GCTCAAGGGGCGGCAAGAGCTGAACGCTCAAGGACTTATGGTTCTCCCTGGTGTCGTAGACGCTCACGTCCACCTTGACCTCCCGGTCCGGGGGGATCGCTCCAGCGACGACTTTTTATCCGGGACCGGTGCGGCCCTGGCGGGAGGGGTTACCACCGTGGTGGACTTCACAGTCGGGAGCGGTGGCACTACCATGTTGGAGGACCTAGAGTCTCGCCTGGAGACCGCCCGTCCCGCCGTCGCCGACTACAGCTTCCACTGCGAGGTCATAGGATGGCGTCCCGGCAAGGAGGACCAGATCGCCCAGGCTGTGGAACGGGGAGTCACCAGCTTCAAGTTCTTCATCGCCTACGGCGACTCAGGCAGGAGGTCCGACGGAGGAACTCTGTTCAGATGCTTCTCAAAGATAGCCGAACTCGGGGCAGTGGCGGTGGTCCACGCCGAGGACGACGAGCTTATAAGGGCTCTCACGTCGGAGCTGTCGGAGGAACAGAAGGGGTCCATGAGGGCCCTGGCCAGGACCAGGCCCGACATCTGCGAGGGGGCCGCCATAGATCAGGTGGCTTTCTACGGCGAGGCCACAGGGGCGTCGGTCCACGTGGTCCACGTCAGCTCCGGCCTCGGGGCGAGCCGTATAGACCTGGCCCGGAGGAGAGGGGTGGACATAACCGGCGAGACCTGTCCACAGTACCTTTTCCTCACCGACGAGGTCTACGACCGGCCCGACGGACACCTTTACTCCGCCAGTCCGGCCCTGAGGTCGAACCGGGACCGTCAGGCCCTCTGGAGTTCACTGAACTCGGGGGTGCTGGACTTCGTCGCCACCGACCACTGTCCTTTCACCAAGGGGCAGAAGACATGGAAAGGGTCTTTCTCCGACCTGCCTTACGGCCTTCCAGGGGTCGAGCTTCTGCTGCCGCTGGTATATCAGGGGGTCCTGAAGGGGCTTATTCCGGTGGAGCATCTGCCCCTCATACTTTCCCAGGCTCCGGCGGACCGTTACGGCCTGACCGGAAAGGGCAGGATAGTCCCGGGATACGACGGCGATTTGGTCATCTTCGACCCGTCGGCAAAGTGGACGGTGAGGGCGGAGGACCTGCACATGAACGTCGATTTCTCCCCCTACGAGGGCATGGAGATCCAGGGCAAGGTCCTGACCACTATATCCAGAGGAGAGGTGGTCTTCAGGGACGGAGCCATACACTGCGATCCCGGGAGAGGCAGGTTTATACCTAGAAAACCGAGACCGACGGTTCCATAG
- a CDS encoding DVU_1555 family C-GCAxxG-C-C protein yields the protein MDSLDMRILELSASGFCCTQILASIAMDLTGRENPDLLRALNGFCGGIGRTGGLCGAFSGGVAFLGLHCGKGSEHEERDQELYPMVQELKGWFEDRWGSLNCSDLVGQGRDERMAFCPGVMAETVGKCLSLLESRGIDPEHGR from the coding sequence TTGGACAGCCTGGACATGAGGATACTGGAACTATCGGCCAGCGGCTTTTGCTGCACCCAGATCCTGGCCTCAATCGCCATGGATCTTACCGGAAGGGAGAACCCGGATCTGCTGAGGGCCCTGAACGGATTCTGCGGAGGCATAGGAAGGACCGGTGGGCTGTGCGGGGCTTTTTCCGGGGGTGTGGCCTTTTTAGGGCTCCACTGCGGCAAGGGATCAGAGCATGAGGAGAGGGACCAGGAGCTTTATCCGATGGTGCAGGAGCTCAAGGGCTGGTTCGAGGACAGGTGGGGATCTCTCAACTGCTCCGACTTGGTGGGACAGGGCAGGGACGAGAGGATGGCGTTCTGTCCCGGAGTAATGGCGGAGACGGTGGGGAAGTGCCTATCCCTGCTGGAGAGCCGAGGGATAGACCCGGAACATGGCCGTTAG
- a CDS encoding AMP-binding protein, with the protein MSGLDPIQGINRMLARLRESNFWLDRLRGCPEAIGDLEDLSLFPVLTEEDLRNHGREMVLIPPGEVGRIVTTTSGTTGPPKRVYLSRLDLASTTDYFETGLRSFCREGQRILVLYPGETDWSVGSMLAEAAGRMGLLADHVGSMDLEDILCGLGRHRWDVLAGTPAQMAALALKLPPLSPGDRRLVAALSSGATLTKGLRGRFEEATGAEIYDHWGCREGGYGGALECSFHVGLHLRQGIWAEVTKSGELLITTYEAHCMPLLRYKTGDRASIETEPCCCSDPSPRIFPMGRIGEGDWDPLRWEPSIEGWGKAPPRKTGHKRPRVAG; encoded by the coding sequence ATGAGCGGCTTAGACCCGATCCAGGGCATAAACCGGATGTTGGCACGGCTGAGGGAGTCCAATTTCTGGCTAGACAGGCTGAGAGGCTGTCCCGAGGCCATAGGGGACCTGGAGGACCTGTCGCTCTTTCCCGTCCTGACCGAGGAGGACCTGAGGAACCATGGCAGGGAGATGGTCCTTATCCCGCCGGGGGAGGTGGGGAGGATCGTCACGACCACCTCCGGCACCACCGGGCCGCCTAAGAGGGTGTATCTGTCCAGGCTGGACCTGGCTTCCACGACGGATTATTTCGAGACAGGGCTCAGGTCCTTCTGCCGGGAGGGTCAGAGGATTTTGGTGCTCTATCCCGGCGAGACCGACTGGTCAGTAGGTTCTATGCTGGCGGAGGCTGCCGGAAGGATGGGGCTGCTGGCCGATCATGTGGGGTCTATGGACCTGGAGGATATCCTGTGCGGCCTGGGGCGACACAGGTGGGACGTCCTGGCTGGGACCCCGGCACAGATGGCGGCGCTGGCGTTGAAGTTGCCCCCCCTTTCCCCTGGCGACAGGAGGCTCGTAGCCGCCCTGTCCTCTGGGGCGACCCTCACTAAAGGCCTTCGGGGTAGGTTTGAGGAAGCCACAGGAGCGGAGATCTACGACCACTGGGGTTGCAGAGAGGGAGGTTACGGAGGTGCGCTGGAGTGCTCCTTTCACGTAGGGCTCCACCTGAGGCAAGGGATCTGGGCGGAGGTCACGAAAAGCGGAGAGCTGCTCATAACCACCTACGAAGCCCACTGTATGCCCCTTCTGAGGTACAAAACCGGCGACAGAGCCAGTATAGAGACCGAACCCTGTTGCTGCTCCGACCCCAGCCCCAGGATCTTCCCCATGGGGCGAATCGGCGAGGGGGACTGGGATCCCCTTCGCTGGGAGCCCTCGATAGAGGGATGGGGCAAGGCCCCACCCCGCAAGACAGGACACAAAAGGCCCCGGGTGGCTGGATAG
- the arcC gene encoding carbamate kinase, producing the protein MSKRVVVALGGNAILQRGQKGTEQDQRASVRGTVTQIVKMIDAGYEVVLTHGNGPQVGAILIQQEAGKDKVPAMPMDVCGAESQGFIGYLFVQEFKKALIAQGIAKEPLCLVTQVEVSSEDQAFVNPTKPVGPFYDEATAKARMESSGESWVEDSGRGWRRVVPSPKPINIVERQAIQELADRGYVVVASGGGGIPVVKEADGSYRGVEAVIDKDLAGELLAQQVDADLFMILTDVPKVALNYGKPDEKWLGKVDLDEMKGYQTEGHFKAGSMGPKVAAAMAFVENGGSRAIIASLDQALEALEGTEGTQIVK; encoded by the coding sequence ATGAGCAAGAGAGTCGTAGTAGCCCTAGGAGGCAACGCCATACTTCAAAGAGGCCAGAAAGGTACGGAGCAGGACCAGAGGGCCAGCGTTCGTGGCACCGTAACCCAGATAGTGAAGATGATAGACGCCGGTTACGAGGTGGTCTTGACCCACGGCAACGGCCCCCAGGTCGGAGCTATCCTGATCCAGCAGGAGGCGGGCAAGGACAAAGTCCCCGCCATGCCGATGGACGTGTGTGGTGCCGAGAGCCAGGGCTTCATAGGATATCTTTTCGTTCAGGAGTTTAAAAAGGCCCTCATAGCCCAGGGCATCGCCAAAGAGCCCCTTTGCCTGGTGACCCAGGTCGAGGTCTCCTCGGAGGATCAGGCCTTCGTGAACCCCACCAAGCCAGTCGGCCCCTTCTACGACGAGGCGACCGCCAAGGCCAGGATGGAGTCCTCCGGCGAGAGCTGGGTAGAGGACTCGGGCAGGGGCTGGAGACGTGTCGTCCCCTCCCCCAAGCCTATTAACATAGTGGAGCGTCAGGCGATTCAGGAGCTTGCGGACCGTGGCTACGTGGTCGTGGCCTCCGGTGGCGGCGGTATCCCTGTTGTCAAAGAGGCCGACGGAAGCTACAGAGGGGTCGAGGCTGTCATAGACAAGGATCTTGCCGGAGAGCTTCTGGCCCAGCAGGTTGACGCCGACCTGTTCATGATCCTTACCGACGTGCCGAAGGTCGCCCTGAACTACGGCAAGCCCGATGAGAAGTGGCTGGGCAAGGTCGATCTGGATGAGATGAAGGGCTACCAGACCGAGGGTCACTTCAAGGCGGGCTCCATGGGTCCCAAGGTCGCCGCTGCCATGGCCTTCGTCGAGAACGGCGGATCCCGTGCGATCATAGCCAGCCTGGACCAGGCTCTTGAGGCCCTTGAGGGCACCGAGGGAACCCAGATAGTAAAGTAG
- a CDS encoding radical SAM protein has translation MAVRDLGQTESLCPVCLERIDACRVERDGQVFLEKTCPRHGGFSTPIWRGDPPLSSWYRKVKRPPRPNSQTEITEGCPYDCGLCPDHRQGTCTAVLEVTYRCDLRCRFCFAGAGEGEHVPIKELSSRLEALSKRENCTLQLSGGEPTTRDDLADVVSTARSVGFDFIQLNTNGIRISQDRPYLAKLAKAGLSSVYLQFDGDDGANLKLRGKPLFKGKDRAISNCASEGIGVVLVTTLVPGCNLDQVGSVISYGMDRSPAVRGVHFQPVSHFGRVPKVPDWEDRITLPEVMAMVEDQTGGLFQARDLIPPG, from the coding sequence ATGGCCGTTAGAGACCTGGGGCAAACCGAGAGCCTCTGCCCCGTCTGTCTGGAGCGAATCGACGCCTGTCGGGTCGAGAGGGACGGACAGGTCTTTCTCGAGAAGACCTGTCCAAGGCACGGAGGTTTTTCCACCCCCATATGGAGGGGCGACCCTCCGTTGTCCTCCTGGTACAGAAAGGTCAAAAGACCTCCAAGGCCAAACAGCCAGACCGAGATAACGGAGGGCTGCCCCTACGACTGCGGCCTCTGCCCGGACCATCGTCAGGGAACCTGCACCGCGGTGCTTGAGGTGACCTACCGATGCGACCTCCGCTGTCGTTTCTGCTTCGCAGGGGCAGGGGAGGGGGAGCACGTCCCGATAAAGGAGCTCTCCTCCAGGCTGGAGGCCCTGTCGAAGAGGGAGAACTGCACGCTACAGCTGTCCGGCGGGGAGCCCACCACCAGGGACGACCTGGCCGACGTGGTGTCCACGGCAAGGTCCGTGGGCTTCGACTTTATCCAGCTGAACACCAACGGAATAAGGATATCCCAGGACCGACCCTACCTGGCGAAACTGGCGAAGGCGGGGCTCAGCTCGGTGTACCTACAGTTCGACGGCGACGACGGGGCAAACCTTAAGCTGAGGGGAAAGCCCCTGTTTAAGGGTAAGGACCGAGCCATATCCAACTGCGCAAGTGAGGGCATCGGGGTGGTCCTGGTCACGACCTTGGTCCCGGGCTGCAACCTGGACCAGGTTGGGTCGGTGATATCCTACGGAATGGACCGGTCTCCGGCTGTCAGGGGGGTCCATTTTCAGCCGGTGAGCCATTTCGGGAGGGTCCCTAAGGTCCCGGACTGGGAAGACAGGATAACCCTCCCGGAGGTCATGGCCATGGTGGAGGACCAGACCGGTGGGCTGTTCCAGGCCAGGGACCTGATACCACCTGGGTGA